The proteins below are encoded in one region of Streptomyces marianii:
- a CDS encoding DUF1206 domain-containing protein, with protein sequence MNARALTFRSRTVAHRAARSDAVETGARWGLAARGVIYLLIGVLALQVAFGSDGGREADRGGALEELSAQPFGAVLLWAVGVGLIGMVLWRLSEAAFGAVGPDGRKARKRALSAARCVFYAFAAYSVLAFAIGERGSGSSDQQSRDITARALELPAGQWIVGLGGAGIACAGVWIGVRAALRKYRKHLKTGAMGRRSRQAVDVAGVAGGIARGLVFAVAGGFAARAAITYDPSDAKGLDDTLRTFATTAAGPWLLVATATGLVLFGVFSLLTSRWRRV encoded by the coding sequence ATGAACGCACGCGCATTGACATTCCGGAGCCGCACGGTGGCACACCGCGCGGCACGCAGCGACGCGGTGGAGACCGGAGCACGCTGGGGGCTCGCGGCACGCGGCGTGATCTATCTGCTCATCGGTGTGCTCGCCCTGCAGGTGGCTTTCGGGTCGGACGGCGGCCGTGAGGCCGACCGCGGCGGCGCGCTGGAGGAACTGTCCGCTCAGCCCTTCGGCGCGGTTCTGCTGTGGGCTGTGGGGGTCGGTCTGATCGGCATGGTGCTCTGGCGGCTGTCGGAGGCAGCGTTCGGGGCGGTAGGCCCCGACGGACGCAAGGCCCGCAAGCGCGCGCTGTCGGCGGCGCGATGCGTCTTCTACGCATTCGCCGCCTACTCGGTGCTGGCCTTCGCCATCGGCGAACGGGGCTCGGGTTCGAGCGACCAGCAGTCGCGGGACATCACCGCCCGGGCCCTCGAACTTCCGGCCGGCCAGTGGATCGTGGGTCTCGGCGGTGCCGGGATCGCTTGCGCGGGTGTGTGGATCGGTGTGCGTGCCGCGCTGCGGAAGTACCGCAAGCACCTCAAGACAGGGGCCATGGGCCGGCGGTCCCGGCAGGCCGTGGATGTGGCAGGCGTGGCCGGTGGCATCGCCCGGGGTCTGGTCTTCGCGGTGGCGGGAGGTTTCGCCGCTCGTGCGGCGATCACGTACGACCCGTCCGACGCGAAGGGGCTCGACGACACGCTCCGCACCTTCGCCACGACGGCCGCGGGGCCCTGGCTGCTGGTCGCGACGGCCACGGGGCTGGTCCTGTTCGGTGTCTTCTCGTTGCTGACGTCCCGGTGGCGCAGGGTCTGA
- a CDS encoding restriction endonuclease: MTIPVRRPRSADRAVFSMRQTFLWFALTGAVLCGCGLMLKSLVKAAGVGGALGGVALICTALGLLGLRGAGSGRRAVPRPESVPDERWETGPVTGADRAAAAAARAESGQDFAAMDAEAFELAIAGLCERDGCTDVEVVGGSGDLGADVLAVAPDGRRVVIQCKRYGPVNKVGSQDMQRFGGTCFAVHEADVAAVVTTGGFTGPAADYAEQCGIRCLDQTALTAWADGTSPAPWHGGNP; encoded by the coding sequence ATGACGATACCCGTCCGGCGTCCGCGGTCCGCCGACCGAGCCGTCTTCAGCATGAGGCAGACGTTTCTGTGGTTCGCCCTGACAGGGGCCGTGCTCTGCGGGTGCGGCCTGATGCTCAAGTCGCTGGTGAAGGCGGCCGGTGTGGGCGGGGCGCTCGGAGGTGTCGCGCTGATCTGCACGGCCCTCGGGCTCCTCGGGCTGCGAGGTGCCGGCAGCGGGCGGCGGGCCGTTCCACGTCCGGAGTCCGTACCGGACGAGCGGTGGGAGACCGGGCCGGTGACCGGTGCCGACCGGGCCGCTGCGGCAGCGGCACGGGCCGAGAGCGGCCAGGACTTCGCGGCGATGGACGCCGAGGCGTTCGAGCTGGCGATCGCCGGGCTGTGCGAGCGCGACGGCTGCACGGACGTCGAAGTGGTCGGTGGCAGCGGTGATCTCGGCGCCGATGTGCTGGCCGTCGCGCCGGACGGGCGGCGTGTGGTCATCCAGTGCAAGCGGTACGGGCCCGTCAACAAGGTCGGTTCGCAGGACATGCAGCGCTTCGGCGGCACCTGCTTCGCCGTGCACGAGGCGGACGTCGCCGCTGTGGTGACCACGGGTGGGTTCACCGGTCCCGCAGCGGACTACGCGGAGCAGTGCGGCATCCGCTGTCTGGATCAGACCGCTCTCACGGCATGGGCCGACGGCACGTCCCCCGCCCCGTGGCACGGCGGCAACCCCTGA
- a CDS encoding DUF5713 family protein: protein MDDQSQPVQGHHFHARPLGSTAHKDRPGRRRDACPPDHVVDEGRAIVLRLRELIEAERPSDLADPYGLTHVTTEEFNLLDAEFAAAGSELEAVAREEIAENL from the coding sequence GTGGACGACCAGTCCCAGCCGGTTCAAGGGCATCACTTCCACGCTAGACCGCTGGGTTCCACCGCGCACAAGGACCGGCCGGGACGCCGGCGCGACGCGTGTCCTCCGGATCACGTCGTCGACGAGGGCAGAGCGATCGTCCTGCGGCTCCGCGAGCTGATCGAGGCGGAGCGGCCGTCGGATCTGGCGGACCCGTACGGGCTCACTCACGTAACGACGGAGGAATTCAACCTGCTGGACGCGGAGTTCGCGGCGGCCGGGAGTGAGCTCGAGGCGGTGGCCCGGGAGGAGATCGCCGAGAACCTCTGA
- a CDS encoding NAD(+)/NADH kinase, translating to MPLNRLGLVVHQGRPAAVAAARTARAWSAAHGVSCTDIDVWREGEPRRGGQAEADAAGHPEVIITFGGDGTFLRGARIAAKDGASVLGVNVGRVGFLTEITTDQVEEALDALHGGEAVIEDRMVLTLRASRPLRTPVGLDTLLCYGRGPALPAPAVRPDAVEAVDWGVALDVTAVNDVVLEKLARDRQASVAVYLAGQLLASYSADAVIVATPTGSTAYSFAAGGPVVDPATDAIVFTPVAPHMAFGRTVVAAADEAIAMRVLPHSGRVAVSIDGQHRGVLEPGDWVAAYRASYRLRLARLAPLEFYHRLRERFHLSDAPAAAVDQAPLFHRPDTPPPDDLAHLRDLRRPFRDRAVGEARRAL from the coding sequence ATGCCCTTGAACCGGCTGGGACTGGTCGTCCACCAAGGCCGTCCCGCCGCCGTCGCGGCGGCGCGGACGGCCCGGGCATGGTCTGCCGCACACGGCGTGAGCTGCACCGACATCGACGTGTGGCGGGAGGGCGAACCGAGGCGCGGGGGCCAGGCGGAGGCCGACGCCGCGGGCCACCCGGAGGTGATCATCACGTTCGGGGGCGACGGCACCTTCCTGCGAGGCGCCCGTATCGCGGCCAAGGACGGCGCGTCCGTCCTGGGGGTGAACGTGGGCCGGGTCGGCTTTCTCACCGAGATCACCACCGACCAGGTCGAGGAGGCCCTGGACGCCCTGCACGGCGGCGAGGCCGTGATCGAGGACCGTATGGTGCTGACCCTGCGTGCGTCACGCCCACTCCGCACGCCGGTGGGTCTGGACACGCTGCTGTGCTACGGCCGCGGTCCCGCGCTCCCGGCCCCGGCCGTGCGCCCGGATGCGGTGGAAGCGGTGGACTGGGGCGTCGCGCTGGACGTCACCGCGGTGAACGACGTCGTCCTGGAGAAGCTCGCCCGCGACCGGCAGGCGAGTGTGGCCGTCTATCTGGCCGGGCAGCTGCTCGCCTCCTACTCGGCCGACGCGGTGATCGTGGCCACCCCGACCGGTTCCACCGCCTACAGCTTCGCAGCCGGAGGGCCGGTGGTGGACCCGGCCACCGACGCCATCGTCTTCACGCCCGTCGCTCCCCACATGGCCTTCGGCAGAACGGTCGTCGCCGCGGCCGACGAAGCGATCGCGATGCGCGTGCTGCCGCATTCGGGACGGGTGGCCGTCAGCATCGACGGACAGCACCGCGGCGTGCTGGAACCCGGGGACTGGGTCGCCGCCTACCGTGCGTCGTACCGGCTGCGGCTGGCGCGTCTTGCTCCCCTGGAGTTCTACCACCGGCTGCGTGAGCGCTTCCATCTGAGTGACGCCCCGGCGGCGGCCGTCGACCAGGCGCCGCTCTTCCACCGCCCCGACACCCCGCCGCCCGACGACCTTGCCCACCTGCGTGACCTGCGCAGGCCCTTCCGCGATCGTGCCGTCGGCGAGGCGCGTCGGGCGCTCTGA
- a CDS encoding alpha/beta fold hydrolase has translation MRDERDQFAELSTVRMCFRDEGDPSGDPLVLIMGLSSQLIHWPQEIVDALGERGYRVIRPDNRDSGLTEWKDAPSQYYLRAIARDTVELLDHLGIEQAHVVGASMGGMVAQLLAIEYTSRVLSLCSIMSTPHISIGMADGEVLEELTRPLPPDREAAIAQIAGLYATIGSKTYADSERERRLALATQAYDRAKNPDGGTRQVTAAMIAPDRRKGLRELTLPALVIHGAEDPLIKIAGGEATHTALADSTYLPFDAMGHDLPAPLLDQIVASIAENAARA, from the coding sequence ATGCGCGATGAGCGCGATCAGTTCGCGGAGCTGTCGACGGTGAGGATGTGCTTCCGCGACGAGGGAGACCCGTCGGGGGATCCGCTGGTGTTGATCATGGGGCTCAGCTCGCAGCTGATCCACTGGCCGCAGGAGATCGTCGACGCGCTCGGCGAGCGGGGCTACCGGGTGATTCGCCCCGACAACCGCGACAGCGGCCTGACCGAATGGAAAGACGCGCCGAGCCAGTACTACCTGCGCGCTATCGCGCGTGACACGGTCGAACTGCTCGACCATCTCGGTATCGAGCAGGCGCACGTCGTCGGCGCCTCGATGGGCGGAATGGTCGCCCAGCTCCTCGCGATCGAGTACACCTCGCGCGTGCTCAGCCTGTGCTCGATCATGAGCACGCCGCACATCAGCATCGGTATGGCCGACGGCGAGGTGCTGGAGGAGCTGACCAGGCCGCTTCCGCCGGATCGCGAGGCCGCGATCGCGCAGATCGCCGGCCTGTACGCGACCATCGGCTCGAAGACATACGCGGACAGCGAGCGCGAGCGCCGCCTCGCACTGGCGACCCAGGCGTACGACCGGGCGAAGAACCCCGACGGGGGAACACGCCAGGTGACCGCAGCCATGATCGCCCCTGACCGCAGGAAGGGCCTTCGGGAACTGACGCTCCCGGCGCTGGTGATCCACGGGGCCGAGGATCCACTGATCAAGATCGCGGGCGGGGAGGCGACCCACACCGCGCTCGCCGACTCGACGTACCTGCCGTTCGACGCGATGGGCCATGACCTGCCCGCGCCGCTCCTCGACCAGATCGTTGCGAGTATCGCCGAGAACGCCGCGCGCGCCTGA
- a CDS encoding SGNH/GDSL hydrolase family protein, whose translation MSGAEPRPLRYVALGDSQTEGLGDGDDVSGLRGWADRLAEQLARHHPGLRYANLAVRGRLAGEVRAGQLGPALALRPDLVTVVAGVNDLLRPRFDADEVTGHLEAMFAALTAEGARVATLTFPDIARVIPLARPLGSRVTALNDGVRRAARRHGVVVAETGHHPVVADPRLWSPDRLHASPLGHQRIAAAMAHALALPGSDDTWTLALPPPAAPLPAGWRAAAAEFRWAAGYLGPWLGRRLRGHSSGDGRTAKRPHLLAVDGPTGSAGL comes from the coding sequence ATGTCCGGTGCCGAACCGCGCCCGCTCCGCTACGTCGCTCTCGGTGACAGCCAGACCGAGGGTCTGGGGGACGGCGACGACGTGTCCGGGCTCCGAGGGTGGGCCGACCGGCTCGCCGAGCAGCTCGCCCGGCACCACCCCGGTCTGCGGTACGCGAACCTGGCCGTACGGGGGCGCCTGGCCGGTGAGGTCCGCGCCGGGCAGCTCGGTCCGGCCCTCGCCCTGCGCCCCGATCTCGTCACCGTCGTCGCCGGGGTCAACGATCTGCTGCGGCCGCGGTTCGATGCCGACGAGGTCACCGGTCACCTCGAGGCGATGTTCGCGGCGCTCACCGCGGAGGGTGCCCGCGTCGCCACCCTCACCTTCCCCGACATCGCACGCGTCATCCCGCTCGCCCGGCCGCTCGGTTCCCGCGTGACCGCCCTGAACGACGGCGTTCGCCGCGCGGCCCGGCGCCACGGCGTGGTGGTCGCCGAGACCGGCCACCATCCCGTCGTCGCCGACCCGCGGTTGTGGAGCCCGGACCGGCTCCACGCCAGCCCCCTCGGTCATCAGCGGATCGCCGCCGCCATGGCGCACGCCCTCGCACTGCCCGGCAGCGACGACACCTGGACGCTCGCCCTGCCCCCTCCGGCCGCTCCCCTCCCTGCCGGGTGGCGGGCGGCCGCTGCGGAGTTCCGCTGGGCCGCCGGGTATCTCGGCCCCTGGCTGGGCAGACGCCTGCGCGGCCACTCGTCCGGTGACGGGCGTACCGCCAAGCGCCCGCACCTTCTGGCGGTGGACGGCCCGACCGGTTCCGCAGGACTCTGA
- a CDS encoding response regulator transcription factor — MSLTLTTPDIETPALAPRERETLRHIAAGRTYVQTARHMGLSKHTVDAYLRRIRAKLDINTTAELTRLAVSLGL, encoded by the coding sequence ATGAGCCTCACCCTCACCACCCCGGACATCGAAACCCCCGCCCTGGCCCCGCGTGAGCGCGAGACTCTGCGGCATATCGCCGCAGGACGCACCTACGTGCAGACCGCCCGTCACATGGGCCTCTCCAAGCACACCGTCGACGCCTATCTCCGGCGGATCCGGGCCAAGCTCGACATCAACACCACCGCGGAACTCACCCGACTGGCCGTCTCCCTCGGCCTGTGA